Proteins encoded by one window of Rutidosis leptorrhynchoides isolate AG116_Rl617_1_P2 chromosome 7, CSIRO_AGI_Rlap_v1, whole genome shotgun sequence:
- the LOC139859777 gene encoding protein FAR1-RELATED SEQUENCE 5-like, whose amino-acid sequence MTSSSICASDSTSRVEGSTSVAASSGFDSAQSDAECSGEIVEQVDISSIIRESVDGSQEYLSVVPDHLKPVIGTLFQSYDACQLFYESYGEAGGFDTKISSQNRNAAGIVIYKVFCCNRSDASSHLAYDSIVDFNLPIVKDSVEGGVEGDVEGDSEVDVDGNGEYNVELSKADKRKKRKKEKKPLIRKVFTIKTGCSASLRCKLVGDKVMIWKFYEGHNHNLVSVGNRQQMKINRRIGLDDAQILFDLNTKSNVGAATAYNIISDLNGGFSLVGPSSIDFQNFRRDMNRYVGESDAHIFIENLLRKQEVLPNFTCEYRCGNDGTLLGVFWSDYVSKVNYQEFGDIVSFDATYKTNKYKLLFVPLTGIDNHKKLVCFGAALLTGESIESFNWFLDCFLKTFGNEPSLVVTDHDPAMKEAIDLKFKHAKHRLCMWHISSKLRDKVDHELYDTPNFRDRMNLIFWNQQQTPEKFETRWKSLIDDYKLHEVRWFNDMYKIKEMWVPCFFMDTPMNALMRTSSLSESENAFFSKCKNICSTLVIFYSGFEAAMERSSSSSYQTNSRVEGDKLICVEFNEKTFECDCSCLLFVREGRLCRHVFVVYYINEVHAIPDRYILKRWSKGASEVFNSIASELNPFVASYRVKKELLNKFRKALFFLKDDTEKLELLRDKFDVFISEFFNSDDDTVPSRFAATEQLYGFPRPALANVHGPKGVHNKGERSNKGESSNKRYLPAIERNGKKQRACKNVVFLVIIGEVVTKEMLVNKR is encoded by the exons gtTCACAAGAATATTTATCTGTTGTTCCTGATCATTTGAAACCTGTTATTGGTACTTTATTTCAATCATATGATGCATGTCAATTGTTCTATGAGTCCTATGGCGAGGCTGGTGGATTTGATACTAAAATATCTTCGCAAAATAGAAATGCAGCTGGGATTGTTATTTACAAGGTTTTTTGTTGTAATAGATCCGATGCTTCTAGTCATCTCGCCTATGATTCTATTGTAGATTTTAATCTACCTATTGTTAAAGATTCAGTTGAAGGTGGTGTGGAAGGTGATGTTGAAGGTGACTCAGAAGTTGATGTTGATGGTAATGGTGAATATAATGTTGAACTTTCTAAAGCTGATAAAAGGAAgaaaagaaagaaggaaaaaaaacCTCTTATTCGTAAAGTTTTCACAATCAAGACTGGTTGTTCTGCATCTCTTAGATGTAAGTTAGTTGGTGATAAGGTGATGATTTGGAAGTTCTATGAAGGTCACAATCATAATTTAGTTTCTGTAGGTAATAGACAGCAAATGAAGATAAACAGAAGGATTGGTTTAGACGACGCGCAAATATTGTTTGATTTAAATACTAAATCTAATGTTGGTGCTGCTACCGCTTATAACATTATCTCAGATCTTAATGGTGGTTTTAGTCTGGTTGGTCCTTCTTCTATTGATTTTCAAAACTTTAGGCGTGACATGAATCGGTATGTAGGTGAAAGTGATGCACACATTTTTATAGAGAATCTTCTTCGAAAGCAAGAAGTTTTACCAAACTTCACTTGCGAGTATAGATGTGGTAATGATGGTACTTTACTTGGAGTTTTCTGGTCTGATTATGTCTCTAAAGTTAATTATCAAGAGTTTGGTGATATCGTGTCTTTTGATGCAACTTACAAGACAAACAA GTACAAGCTGCTGTTTGTTCCTCTTACTGGAATTGATAATCATAAGAAACTTGTGTGTTTTGGTGCTGCTCTACTTACTGGTGAAAGTATTGAATCGTTTAACTGGTTTCTAGACTGTTTCTTGAAAACTTTTGGGAATGAACCTTCATTAGTTGTCACCGATCATGATCCTGCAATGAAAGAGGCTATTGATTTGAAATTTAAACATGCAAAACACCGATTGTGCATGTGGCATATAAGTTCCAAGCTGCGTGATAAG GTTGACCACGAATTGTATGATACTCCTAATTTTCGGGATCGTATGAATTTAATTTTCTGGAATCAGCAACAAACACCTGAAAAGTTTGAGACTCGTTGGAAATCATTGATTGATGACTATAAATTGCATGAAGTTAGATGGTTCAATGACATGTACAAAATTAAAGAAATGTGGGTACCATGCTTCTTCATGGATACCCCTATGAATGCTTTGATGAGAACTTCTTCACTTTCAGAGAGTGAGAATGCATTTTTCAGTAAATGCAAGAACATATGTTCTACTTTAGTTATTTTTTATTCAGGGTTTGAGGCGGCAATGGAAAG ATCTTCCTCTTCAAGCTATCAAACAAATTCTAGAGTTGAAGGAGATAAGCTAATTTGT GTTGAATTTAATGAGAAGACATTTGAATGTGATTGCTCGTGTTTGTTGTTTGTACGTGAAGGACGTTTGTGTCGTcatgttttcgttgtttattatataAATGAAGTTCATGCTATTCCTGATCGATATATTCTGAAGAGATGGTCAAAGGGAGCGTCTGAAGTATTCAATTCCATAGCTTCTGAGTTAAATCCGTTTGTTGCATCTTATAGGGTTAAGAAAGAGCTGCTCAATAAATTTAGAAAAGCACTCTTTTTCTTGAAGGATGATACTGAAAAACTTGAGCTGTTAAGAGACAAGTTTGATGTGTTTATTAGTGAATTTTTTAATTCGGATGATGATACAGTGCCTTCTAGATTTGCTGCAACTGAGCAGTTGTATGGTTTCCCTAGGCCTGCTCTTGCTAATGTTCATGGTCCAAAGGGCGTGCATAACAAAGGTGAGAGAAGTAACAAAGGTGAGAGTAGTAACAAGAGATACTTACCTGCTATTGAGAGAAATGGTAAGAAGCAGAGGGCATGCAAAAATGTGGTATTCTTGGTCATAATAGGAGAAGTTGTGACAAAAGAAATGCTGGTAAACAAAAGATGA